In a single window of the Acetivibrio clariflavus DSM 19732 genome:
- a CDS encoding endo-1,4-beta-xylanase, producing MKARGIISLVTVLSFLVSALFIGNVSAFTVEQETNLFPFATGFENGTLSGVNNKYTEKNTIVSDIAHGGTKSLKVSDRTYAWEGPQINLLGKVEKGETYYCSAWVYQDSGEPQTFRMTAYSCDDTSEDLYDSKFYTTIAENLEVPSGEWTRLEGLYTYKYEGSPIDMVIYVEAAEIGFDFYVDDIIIVGPAVVNSNFENNSTAGWSGAGSVLAISDKVANSGDYSMEVTGRSNPWEGPTVNLMGKLVKGNTYYASAWVYQDSGEPQPFKFTAYCPDDTSENLYDAKFYTTVAENLEVPSGKWTKLEGLYTYDYTGEPLGLTFYLESPELGFDFFVDDIVIAGKIKDPKEDAIICNTSFEESKFDGWTANGTGTDAKLYINGSTAHGGFKSLFVTGRADTWQGAKFDLMNKVKKGQTIEVSMWVYQTSGKPQEMRITICTDADGDPTYNTIAVDYEVPSRTWVELKGTYTITYTGELEQLFIYVESGHPTTEIGIDDVLIVAPLPEEGIEPDIPSLKDVYADYFPIGVAVPSSAFDNQLQSDLIKKHFNSITAENDMKIDSMQPREGSFNFAKGDRYVEFTQENGMRLRGHTLLWHQAVPSWIFVDDEGNDVSREVLLERMKTHIKTLIKYYGDKVEVWDVVNEAIGDSQPYGLRNSKWRQIIGDDYVIKAFDYAYEALVEEGLVGKVKLYYNDYNNEENPQKREAMLNLVKELKEKSHIDGVGHQGHIGINYGSVEGIKETLKGYLDLGLEVEITELDMSVYNSLTEPNAPITEEQLIKQAYKYKELFDMLKKLAEEYPGKIKGVTFWGLKDDMTWLNYHDGISRTDAPLLFDKYGKAKYAYWALVDASKLPVFINNALSFKGSPIIDGSKDDVWDIAKSVNIVDSNGNVKGTVKTLWDDENLYALLKVNGEPSKIEFYIDENNSKNERNETEDVYYAFTASGETTGAVTVISNKTEDGYEFEVCMPFIDSPASKIGFDVRLTYGEGDAAVKVSWNDTKNNQDADTSGYGVLRLINPKYTEALKGTPIIDGEVDDIWADANEISTDIITAGTNPSKATVKTLWDENYLYVLAYVEDNNLCDAAENPWEQDSIEFFIDENNGRTAEYEYDDAQYRVNYNNVQSYGANCLDDKFVTVTKFVYGEDTVTGYLVEAAVPFKTPKSAGHIMGFDVQVNDDSDANGVRDGMSNWNDATGVGYKNTEAFGLLKLVEGADKYSVSGYIKSDFMYNEDKLSEIESGFVVEIVGTGLKAESKDGYFKISGVPAREEGYTLKITKANYLAREIKNVVVTGNIEISTQDAPIIMWAGDMVINGQQDNAINMEDIMHICKSYNAVKGDDRYEESSDINKDGAINMEDIMIVGKHYNRISSHYDN from the coding sequence ATGAAAGCTAGGGGAATTATTTCACTAGTGACAGTGCTGAGTTTTTTAGTTTCGGCACTATTTATAGGAAATGTATCGGCTTTCACAGTTGAGCAGGAAACAAATTTGTTTCCGTTTGCCACAGGGTTTGAAAACGGTACACTTTCTGGCGTAAATAACAAGTATACCGAGAAAAACACAATTGTCTCCGATATTGCTCACGGAGGAACAAAAAGTTTAAAAGTATCGGACAGGACTTATGCCTGGGAAGGTCCGCAAATTAACCTTTTGGGCAAAGTGGAAAAAGGTGAGACCTATTATTGTTCAGCCTGGGTATACCAGGATTCCGGAGAACCGCAGACTTTCAGAATGACAGCTTATAGCTGTGATGATACCAGCGAAGATCTCTATGACAGCAAGTTCTATACAACCATAGCAGAGAATCTTGAAGTTCCAAGCGGAGAATGGACAAGATTGGAAGGTTTGTATACCTATAAATATGAAGGTTCGCCTATAGATATGGTTATATATGTTGAAGCAGCAGAAATCGGTTTTGATTTCTATGTTGACGATATAATTATAGTTGGTCCGGCTGTTGTAAACAGCAATTTTGAAAACAACAGCACAGCGGGTTGGAGCGGTGCAGGTTCAGTCCTGGCCATAAGCGATAAAGTTGCCAATAGCGGCGACTACAGCATGGAAGTTACAGGAAGAAGCAATCCATGGGAAGGCCCTACAGTCAATTTAATGGGCAAGCTGGTTAAAGGAAACACTTATTATGCTTCGGCATGGGTATATCAGGACAGCGGAGAGCCTCAGCCTTTCAAATTTACAGCCTACTGTCCCGATGACACCAGTGAAAACCTATATGACGCCAAGTTTTATACAACTGTAGCAGAGAATCTTGAAGTTCCAAGCGGAAAGTGGACCAAATTGGAAGGTTTGTATACCTATGATTACACCGGAGAACCTTTAGGCCTTACTTTCTATTTGGAATCACCGGAATTGGGTTTTGATTTCTTTGTGGATGACATAGTTATTGCAGGTAAAATTAAAGATCCGAAAGAAGATGCAATAATATGCAATACAAGCTTTGAAGAATCCAAATTTGACGGCTGGACTGCCAACGGTACCGGTACTGACGCAAAGCTTTATATCAACGGATCTACTGCTCATGGCGGTTTCAAGAGCCTGTTTGTTACCGGCAGAGCAGACACATGGCAGGGAGCAAAATTCGACCTTATGAATAAAGTAAAGAAGGGTCAGACTATAGAAGTATCCATGTGGGTTTATCAAACTTCTGGAAAACCCCAGGAGATGAGAATAACAATCTGTACTGATGCCGACGGGGATCCTACATATAACACAATAGCTGTGGATTATGAAGTTCCAAGCCGTACATGGGTTGAATTGAAAGGAACTTATACCATTACATATACCGGTGAATTGGAACAGCTCTTTATATATGTTGAATCAGGCCATCCTACAACAGAAATAGGTATAGACGATGTGCTCATAGTTGCACCATTGCCTGAGGAAGGTATTGAACCGGACATTCCTTCACTGAAAGATGTCTATGCCGACTATTTCCCTATTGGGGTTGCAGTACCGTCTTCGGCATTTGATAACCAACTTCAGTCGGATTTGATTAAAAAGCACTTTAACAGTATTACTGCCGAAAACGATATGAAGATTGACTCAATGCAGCCAAGAGAAGGTAGTTTCAATTTTGCGAAAGGCGATCGTTATGTTGAATTTACTCAGGAAAACGGAATGCGTTTAAGAGGCCATACTCTTTTATGGCATCAGGCAGTACCGAGCTGGATATTTGTTGATGATGAAGGAAATGATGTATCAAGGGAAGTACTCTTAGAGAGAATGAAAACACACATTAAGACTTTGATTAAGTACTATGGCGACAAAGTTGAAGTTTGGGATGTTGTAAACGAAGCCATTGGAGACAGCCAGCCTTATGGTCTCAGAAATTCCAAGTGGAGACAGATTATTGGTGACGACTATGTTATAAAAGCCTTTGATTATGCTTATGAGGCCCTTGTTGAGGAAGGTCTTGTAGGTAAAGTAAAACTATACTACAACGACTACAACAATGAGGAAAATCCTCAAAAGAGAGAAGCAATGCTTAACTTGGTTAAAGAACTTAAAGAAAAATCTCACATCGACGGTGTTGGACATCAAGGTCATATTGGAATAAACTATGGCTCAGTAGAAGGAATTAAAGAGACTTTAAAAGGTTATCTTGACTTAGGACTTGAAGTTGAGATTACAGAGTTGGATATGTCGGTATATAACAGTTTGACTGAACCAAACGCACCGATAACTGAGGAACAGTTAATTAAACAGGCATACAAATATAAAGAACTTTTCGATATGTTGAAGAAGCTTGCTGAAGAGTACCCTGGTAAAATAAAGGGAGTTACTTTCTGGGGATTAAAAGATGATATGACCTGGTTGAACTACCATGACGGTATAAGCAGAACCGATGCACCATTGCTGTTCGACAAATACGGAAAAGCAAAATACGCATACTGGGCATTGGTCGATGCTTCAAAGCTGCCTGTATTCATAAATAATGCACTGTCCTTTAAGGGAAGTCCAATTATTGACGGCAGCAAAGATGATGTATGGGATATAGCAAAGAGCGTAAATATTGTTGACTCGAACGGCAATGTAAAAGGAACAGTCAAGACTTTGTGGGATGACGAGAACCTTTATGCTTTGCTGAAGGTGAATGGAGAACCGTCAAAAATTGAGTTCTACATTGATGAAAACAACAGCAAGAATGAAAGAAACGAAACGGAAGATGTTTACTATGCCTTTACAGCTTCCGGTGAAACTACCGGTGCAGTTACGGTAATTTCGAACAAAACAGAGGACGGTTATGAGTTTGAAGTTTGCATGCCGTTTATTGACAGTCCTGCAAGTAAAATAGGCTTTGATGTAAGGCTGACTTATGGTGAAGGCGATGCAGCAGTAAAGGTCAGCTGGAACGACACAAAAAATAACCAGGATGCGGATACTTCCGGTTACGGTGTTTTGAGGCTTATCAATCCTAAGTATACTGAAGCTCTAAAAGGTACTCCGATTATTGACGGAGAAGTGGATGATATTTGGGCAGATGCAAACGAAATTTCCACTGATATAATTACTGCAGGAACCAATCCTTCAAAAGCTACTGTTAAAACATTGTGGGATGAAAATTACTTATATGTTTTGGCTTATGTGGAGGACAATAACTTATGCGACGCAGCTGAAAATCCGTGGGAGCAGGATTCAATTGAGTTCTTTATTGACGAAAACAACGGAAGAACTGCCGAATATGAATATGATGATGCCCAATACCGTGTAAACTACAATAATGTACAATCTTATGGTGCCAACTGTCTTGACGACAAATTTGTTACGGTAACAAAATTTGTGTATGGCGAGGACACAGTAACGGGATACCTTGTAGAAGCAGCAGTTCCGTTTAAGACACCAAAAAGCGCAGGACACATAATGGGCTTTGATGTACAGGTAAATGACGATTCCGATGCCAATGGAGTAAGAGACGGAATGTCCAACTGGAATGACGCAACAGGAGTCGGTTACAAGAACACCGAAGCTTTCGGTCTGTTAAAACTCGTTGAGGGTGCAGATAAATATAGCGTTTCCGGTTACATCAAATCCGACTTTATGTATAATGAAGATAAGCTTTCCGAGATAGAATCTGGCTTTGTAGTGGAAATAGTGGGAACAGGTTTGAAAGCCGAATCCAAAGACGGATATTTTAAAATATCCGGAGTACCTGCAAGGGAAGAAGGATATACACTTAAAATTACAAAGGCAAACTATCTTGCAAGGGAGATAAAAAATGTTGTTGTTACCGGAAATATCGAAATATCTACACAAGATGCACCAATAATTATGTGGGCTGGAGATATGGTAATAAACGGCCAGCAGGATAATGCTATTAATATGGAAGATATAATGCATATATGTAAATCCTACAATGCTGTAAAAGGCGATGACAGGTATGAAGAAAGCAGCGACATCAACAAAGACGGTGCTATAAATATGGAAGATATTATGATTGTAGGTAAGCATTATAACAGAATCTCTTCCCATTACGATAATTGA
- a CDS encoding ATPase: MDEIIHLGDFWNEEGIRKHKREIMDDNREVGRNFRRAYRYIKGAYSFYEDSMEIISWGIDNAKVNSVAKEFIDLLFGDTDTAKKEGSIRRLFASAITPNGYVNYLSTLLEGNKVYMLEGRPGTGTEKVISKVMETAVEKGYDVEAYYCALNPLKLEHLVIPKLGVALATSNEYHKINIKDIVPINLDEYIDNKILDKYKCELEYNKEQFDSIMDSAIKSIAKAKEIHDRMETYYISNMDFEAIKICFEVTLTRILQYAEESKL, translated from the coding sequence GTGGACGAGATTATACATCTTGGCGATTTCTGGAATGAAGAGGGGATACGTAAACACAAAAGAGAGATAATGGATGATAACCGGGAAGTGGGTAGGAATTTCAGAAGGGCATACAGGTACATAAAAGGGGCCTATTCCTTTTATGAGGACAGCATGGAAATTATAAGCTGGGGGATTGACAATGCCAAAGTCAATTCAGTTGCAAAAGAATTTATAGACCTCTTGTTTGGAGATACTGATACAGCGAAAAAGGAAGGCAGTATAAGGCGGCTTTTTGCAAGTGCGATAACGCCTAACGGGTATGTTAACTATTTGTCTACCCTGTTGGAAGGTAATAAGGTCTATATGTTGGAAGGCAGGCCCGGAACAGGGACTGAGAAAGTAATTTCAAAGGTTATGGAAACAGCAGTTGAAAAAGGGTATGATGTTGAGGCTTATTATTGCGCATTAAATCCCCTGAAGCTTGAGCATTTGGTTATACCTAAACTGGGAGTGGCCCTTGCTACTTCAAATGAATATCACAAAATTAATATAAAAGACATTGTACCTATAAATCTTGATGAATATATAGATAATAAGATATTGGATAAATATAAGTGCGAGCTGGAATACAACAAGGAGCAGTTCGATTCTATCATGGATAGCGCAATAAAAAGCATTGCCAAGGCAAAAGAAATTCATGATAGAATGGAAACCTATTATATATCCAATATGGACTTTGAAGCAATTAAGATATGTTTTGAGGTTACACTGACAAGAATTCTGCAATATGCCGAGGAGTCAAAATTATAA
- a CDS encoding proline--tRNA ligase, which yields MRLSRLLGERYKEKPAEASLISHIFLLRGGYVKQVSNGIYSLLPPAKRIVSKIEQIIREEMDSIGGQEVLLPVVMPKELWEESGRYKAIGAELARFKDRNDHDMLLGMTHEEAAVHLVRNDAVSYSKYPFMIYQIQTKFRDEPRPRGGLIRVREFTMKDAYSFHTSQEDLEKFYQECFEAYHRIFRRVGIPEVVAVGSDTGMMGGNVAHEFMLLCEAGEDTIAVCKQCGYKANLEVARANIKHNDCSENILKEVHTPDITTIDDLASFFGLPAGRFVKSAVFAVQNSSKPLVVFIRGDLEVNEAKLRKIVGANVFPLTEHKDVPLCFGFIGPMGLDEVELDIIFDRSLEGELNLICGANKKDYHMKGFSMKRDIKVDKYYDVSKINSGDRCLNCNSGVIELVRGIEVGNIFQLGTKYTASMNMEYTDVDGQRKNPIMGCYGIGVGRLMAAVIEARHDDYGPIWPVSIAPWHIHICVLNSNKEGVNEFAFELYEKLRQQKYEVIIDDRGLNAGVQFADADLLGIPVRVIVSAKNLEANKIEICTRDKKIKKLVDKDDIIKEIQSLLT from the coding sequence ATGAGATTGTCAAGATTATTGGGAGAAAGATATAAGGAAAAACCTGCAGAGGCAAGTTTGATTAGCCACATTTTTTTACTTAGAGGCGGGTATGTAAAACAAGTTTCCAACGGGATATATTCCCTTTTGCCTCCGGCAAAAAGGATTGTGTCCAAGATTGAACAGATTATTCGTGAGGAAATGGATTCTATCGGAGGGCAGGAAGTATTGCTGCCGGTGGTTATGCCGAAGGAACTTTGGGAAGAATCGGGAAGGTACAAAGCCATAGGAGCAGAACTTGCAAGATTTAAGGACAGAAACGACCATGATATGCTTTTGGGTATGACCCATGAGGAAGCTGCGGTCCATTTGGTCAGGAATGATGCAGTAAGCTACAGTAAATATCCTTTTATGATATACCAGATACAAACCAAATTCAGAGATGAACCTAGACCCAGGGGCGGACTTATCAGAGTTCGGGAATTTACCATGAAGGATGCCTATTCCTTTCATACATCCCAGGAAGATTTGGAAAAATTTTATCAAGAATGCTTTGAAGCCTATCATAGAATTTTCAGACGCGTCGGTATTCCTGAAGTTGTAGCCGTTGGATCCGATACAGGAATGATGGGCGGAAATGTTGCCCACGAGTTCATGCTGTTGTGTGAGGCCGGTGAAGATACCATTGCCGTTTGCAAACAGTGCGGTTATAAAGCCAACCTTGAAGTTGCCCGGGCCAATATAAAGCATAATGACTGTTCGGAGAATATTCTTAAGGAAGTTCATACACCTGACATAACCACTATAGACGACTTGGCATCTTTCTTTGGATTGCCTGCCGGTCGCTTTGTCAAGTCGGCTGTTTTTGCAGTTCAGAATTCATCCAAGCCTTTGGTGGTTTTCATAAGAGGAGACCTGGAAGTAAATGAGGCAAAATTGAGAAAAATAGTTGGAGCCAATGTATTTCCACTGACAGAACATAAGGATGTGCCTCTATGCTTTGGGTTCATAGGCCCGATGGGGCTGGATGAAGTAGAATTGGATATAATCTTTGACAGATCATTGGAAGGTGAGCTTAACCTTATCTGTGGTGCTAACAAAAAGGATTACCATATGAAAGGTTTTAGCATGAAACGGGATATTAAAGTAGATAAGTATTACGATGTATCGAAAATCAATAGTGGAGACCGGTGCTTAAATTGTAATTCGGGAGTTATAGAGCTGGTAAGGGGGATTGAAGTAGGTAATATATTCCAGCTGGGTACAAAATATACTGCCAGCATGAATATGGAATATACTGATGTGGACGGTCAGCGTAAAAACCCCATAATGGGATGTTACGGTATAGGTGTGGGCAGATTGATGGCAGCAGTGATTGAGGCAAGACATGATGATTACGGTCCTATCTGGCCTGTTTCAATAGCACCGTGGCATATTCATATTTGTGTACTGAACAGTAATAAGGAAGGGGTCAATGAGTTTGCTTTCGAATTATATGAAAAGCTCAGACAGCAAAAGTACGAGGTTATAATTGACGACCGAGGGCTGAACGCCGGTGTACAGTTTGCTGATGCCGATTTGCTGGGCATACCAGTCAGAGTAATTGTAAGCGCAAAAAATCTGGAAGCAAATAAAATCGAAATATGCACAAGGGACAAGAAGATAAAGAAACTGGTGGACAAAGATGACATAATAAAAGAAATCCAATCCCTTCTAACCTAG
- a CDS encoding iron-containing alcohol dehydrogenase, whose protein sequence is MWEAQININEVCEIRAKTTVYLGVGAIKKISDICAALKAKGISKVIVITGKSSYVKSGAWDYTLKAFEENNIEHVLYTEITPNPTVDQVDTATKMALEFGAQAVIAIGGGSPIDAAKSVAILMEYKDKTARELYEYKFTPDKAVPIVAVNLTHGTGTEVDRFAVVSIPEKEYKPAIAYDCIYPLYSIDDPALMTSLPAEQTVYVSVDALNHVIEAATTKVATPYSILLAQETVRLVAKYLPVAINNPNDLTARYYLLYASLIAGIAFDNGMLHYTHALEHPLSAVKPELAHGLGLALLVPAVVKQIYPASAKVLADILSPIVGGLTGSPDEGDKAFNGLRDWLSSLGIKPGLKNIGFSESDVEKLTELSFNTPSLGMLLGLAPVEANRESVRAIYLNSL, encoded by the coding sequence ATGTGGGAGGCTCAAATTAATATCAATGAGGTATGTGAAATTCGTGCAAAAACAACGGTATACTTAGGGGTAGGAGCAATTAAAAAAATATCGGATATCTGCGCTGCGTTGAAAGCAAAAGGTATTTCCAAAGTCATCGTTATCACCGGTAAAAGCTCCTATGTTAAATCCGGTGCATGGGATTATACATTAAAAGCTTTTGAAGAAAACAATATTGAACATGTTCTGTATACTGAAATTACTCCCAATCCAACGGTAGATCAAGTTGATACTGCCACCAAAATGGCATTGGAGTTTGGGGCACAGGCAGTAATTGCCATTGGAGGAGGAAGCCCTATTGATGCCGCTAAAAGTGTTGCCATTTTGATGGAGTATAAAGACAAAACGGCAAGGGAGCTTTATGAATACAAATTCACACCGGATAAGGCAGTGCCAATAGTTGCTGTCAATCTTACCCATGGAACAGGTACCGAAGTAGACAGGTTTGCAGTTGTCAGCATACCGGAAAAGGAATATAAGCCGGCAATAGCTTACGATTGCATATATCCTCTGTACTCCATTGACGATCCTGCACTTATGACTTCACTTCCTGCCGAGCAAACGGTTTATGTATCGGTGGATGCTTTAAATCACGTTATTGAAGCCGCTACAACAAAGGTTGCAACTCCCTATTCTATTTTACTGGCTCAGGAAACGGTACGGCTTGTGGCCAAATATCTCCCTGTGGCCATTAACAATCCTAATGACCTTACAGCAAGATATTATCTTTTATATGCTTCTCTAATTGCAGGTATTGCTTTTGACAACGGTATGCTGCATTATACCCATGCTTTGGAACACCCGTTAAGTGCTGTTAAACCGGAACTCGCTCACGGATTGGGTCTTGCCCTTCTTGTACCGGCTGTGGTAAAGCAGATTTATCCTGCTTCAGCCAAAGTTCTTGCCGATATATTGTCACCTATAGTAGGCGGACTTACCGGCTCACCGGATGAAGGGGACAAAGCTTTTAACGGATTAAGGGATTGGTTGTCAAGCCTGGGTATAAAACCGGGATTGAAAAATATAGGCTTTAGTGAATCAGATGTTGAAAAACTTACCGAGCTTTCCTTTAACACACCCAGTTTGGGAATGCTTTTAGGTCTGGCACCGGTTGAGGCCAACAGAGAATCGGTTAGGGCTATTTACCTAAATTCGCTGTAG
- the pdxT gene encoding pyridoxal 5'-phosphate synthase glutaminase subunit PdxT, giving the protein MRIGVLAVQGAFVEHEIMLNNMGMETLELRKKRDLSRDFDGLILPGGESTVQGKLIKEQDMFDELRERILSGMPVLGTCAGLILLASHISNDEKKHFATLPVTVKRNAYGRQLGSFFTREEFKGLGKVPMKFIRAPVIETVGDGVDILAKVEGKIVAVRYRNQIGLSFHPELCDDVRIHKLLLDTVSKKENA; this is encoded by the coding sequence ATGAGGATAGGGGTGTTGGCAGTTCAGGGGGCTTTTGTTGAACATGAGATAATGCTTAACAATATGGGGATGGAAACCCTTGAACTTCGTAAGAAAAGGGATTTAAGCAGGGATTTTGACGGCTTGATACTGCCGGGCGGAGAAAGCACGGTACAGGGAAAGCTGATTAAGGAACAGGATATGTTTGACGAACTTAGGGAGAGAATACTGAGCGGTATGCCGGTATTGGGAACTTGTGCGGGACTTATTCTATTGGCCAGTCACATAAGCAATGATGAAAAAAAACATTTTGCCACCCTTCCCGTAACTGTAAAAAGAAATGCTTACGGAAGACAGCTGGGAAGCTTTTTTACCCGGGAGGAATTCAAAGGATTGGGAAAAGTTCCGATGAAATTTATCCGTGCCCCTGTTATTGAAACTGTAGGTGACGGTGTGGATATATTGGCAAAGGTAGAGGGCAAAATTGTGGCAGTCAGGTACAGGAATCAGATAGGACTTTCTTTTCATCCGGAACTGTGTGATGATGTAAGAATTCATAAGCTGTTACTGGATACGGTGAGTAAAAAAGAAAACGCTTAG
- the pdxS gene encoding pyridoxal 5'-phosphate synthase lyase subunit PdxS, protein MEQKRYELNKELAQMLKGGVIMDVTSPEQAIIAEKAGACAVMALERIPADIRAAGGVARMSDPKLIKEIQSAVSIPVMAKCRIGHFVEAQILEALEIDYIDESEVLTPADDLYHIDKTKFKVPFVCGARDLGEALRRINEGASMIRTKGEAGTGDIIQAVRHLRTMNRQIARIVSMREDELYNEAKELQVPYELVLYVHKNGRLPVVNFAAGGVATPADAALMMQLGAEGVFVGSGIFKSGNPEKRANAIVKAVTNYNDYKMLAELSEDLGEAMVGINEQEIELLMSERGK, encoded by the coding sequence ATGGAACAAAAGCGTTACGAGTTAAATAAAGAATTGGCACAGATGTTAAAAGGCGGAGTAATCATGGATGTTACCAGTCCGGAACAGGCCATCATTGCGGAAAAGGCTGGGGCCTGCGCCGTAATGGCATTGGAAAGAATTCCTGCCGATATAAGGGCAGCGGGCGGCGTGGCAAGAATGAGCGACCCAAAACTGATAAAAGAGATACAAAGTGCAGTATCCATTCCTGTCATGGCCAAATGCCGTATCGGCCATTTTGTAGAGGCTCAGATACTGGAAGCACTTGAAATCGATTATATAGATGAGAGTGAAGTGCTGACACCGGCCGATGATTTATACCATATTGACAAAACCAAGTTTAAAGTGCCTTTTGTATGCGGCGCCAGGGATTTAGGGGAGGCTTTAAGGAGAATCAATGAGGGCGCTTCAATGATCAGAACGAAAGGAGAGGCGGGAACGGGAGATATTATTCAGGCAGTACGCCATTTGAGGACAATGAACCGCCAGATTGCAAGAATCGTATCCATGCGTGAGGATGAGCTTTACAATGAAGCCAAGGAACTGCAGGTACCCTATGAACTGGTACTGTATGTTCACAAAAACGGCAGACTTCCGGTGGTGAATTTTGCGGCAGGAGGCGTGGCTACACCGGCGGATGCGGCATTGATGATGCAGCTTGGAGCAGAAGGAGTATTTGTAGGTTCGGGAATTTTTAAATCCGGTAATCCGGAAAAGAGGGCTAATGCCATTGTAAAGGCAGTGACCAATTATAACGACTATAAAATGCTTGCTGAACTCTCAGAAGACTTGGGAGAAGCAATGGTGGGTATAAATGAGCAGGAAATAGAGCTTCTTATGTCTGAAAGGGGCAAGTAA
- a CDS encoding PLP-dependent aminotransferase family protein — protein sequence MLTYSFASIGSDSLYHHLYKCIKNDILQGILAPGTKMPSKRSFAKNLNISTITVENAYAQLMAEGYIYSLPKKGYFVSDITNTIQTKVKPKSENIAETEKTKSYFADFLSNSTNHANFPFSIWAKIMREIISEKSEELMIKPPCGGISELRQAIALYLHEFRGMKVSPNQIIIGAGTEYLYGLIIQLLGHDKIFAVEDPGYKKIALIYLSNGVKCEYIPIDESGISIKDLEESKADIVHISPSHHYPTGIVTPISRRYEILGWASKSDSRYIIEDDYDCEFRLLGKPIPSLQSIDVMEKVIYMNTFTKSLASTIRISYMVLPAHLLERFYSKLGFYSCTVSNFEQYTLAKFIRDGYFEKHINRMRNFYRNQRDLILQCIKNSPLSSYVTIKEENSGLHFLMNIKTTLSDDEIVSRAEQEGLRISCLSQYYHKSAPNTEHTIIINYSGIESNKIEEAIQRLSKCLLS from the coding sequence ATGCTGACCTATTCTTTTGCATCTATAGGGTCAGACAGCCTTTATCATCATTTGTATAAATGTATTAAAAACGATATATTACAGGGCATTTTAGCTCCCGGAACCAAAATGCCTTCCAAACGGAGTTTTGCAAAAAATCTGAACATAAGTACCATAACCGTTGAAAATGCATATGCTCAGCTTATGGCTGAAGGTTATATTTACTCCTTGCCCAAGAAGGGATATTTTGTATCGGATATTACAAATACAATACAGACAAAGGTAAAGCCAAAGTCCGAAAACATTGCTGAAACCGAAAAAACAAAATCCTATTTTGCCGATTTTCTGAGCAACAGTACCAACCATGCCAATTTTCCTTTTTCAATCTGGGCTAAAATAATGAGAGAAATAATTTCGGAAAAAAGTGAAGAGCTGATGATCAAGCCACCCTGTGGCGGTATTTCGGAATTGAGACAGGCAATTGCCCTTTATTTGCATGAATTTCGCGGAATGAAAGTCTCTCCAAACCAAATTATAATCGGAGCCGGAACGGAATACCTGTATGGTCTGATAATTCAACTATTGGGCCATGACAAAATCTTTGCCGTTGAAGACCCCGGTTATAAAAAAATTGCCCTGATATACTTAAGCAACGGAGTCAAATGCGAATACATACCTATAGATGAAAGCGGCATCAGCATAAAAGATTTGGAGGAAAGCAAAGCGGATATTGTACATATATCTCCTTCCCATCACTACCCTACAGGAATAGTCACTCCCATTAGCAGACGCTATGAAATTTTAGGCTGGGCTTCCAAATCCGATTCGAGATACATTATAGAGGATGACTATGACTGTGAGTTTCGTTTGCTGGGAAAACCCATACCTTCCCTTCAAAGCATAGATGTCATGGAAAAGGTCATATATATGAATACCTTTACCAAAAGCCTTGCCTCAACCATTAGAATAAGCTACATGGTATTGCCGGCCCATTTGCTGGAAAGGTTTTATTCCAAACTCGGTTTTTATTCCTGTACCGTATCCAATTTTGAGCAATATACCCTTGCCAAATTCATCAGAGACGGATACTTTGAAAAGCATATAAACCGGATGCGCAATTTTTACCGCAATCAAAGGGATTTAATACTCCAATGCATAAAAAACAGCCCGCTCTCTTCCTATGTTACCATTAAAGAAGAAAATTCCGGGCTGCATTTTCTTATGAATATTAAAACTACTCTATCCGACGATGAAATTGTTAGCCGGGCAGAACAGGAAGGTCTTCGCATATCCTGTCTGTCCCAATATTATCACAAATCCGCACCAAATACCGAACACACAATAATCATAAATTACTCCGGCATTGAATCAAATAAGATTGAAGAAGCAATACAGCGTTTAAGCAAATGTTTGCTGTCTTAA